From a single Myxococcus stipitatus genomic region:
- a CDS encoding J domain-containing protein: MGPGKVLGAMIGLAVGLMTGSAWAIVLLGVVGCVVGHFFYDEQNALPTESPDVLADFPTAPFAGVQGAARDTASLQEEEDAHLTRSLCALFVEVARADGEVRREEVREIRRYFEEVLRYGVDSLEFVRGRLKDFIAQPPDLDDAARVCEESMDSLERQRLLDALYELALVDGGMQRSEREVLRRVGTALGLSDEEQEVIASARLGDASAHFEALGLTPDASDSQVKSAFRRLAAELHPDKHAHLKGPEAEEVARRFQEIRDAYEEIRRLRGL; encoded by the coding sequence ATGGGACCAGGAAAAGTGCTGGGGGCGATGATCGGGCTCGCGGTGGGGCTCATGACGGGCAGCGCCTGGGCCATCGTCCTGCTGGGGGTGGTGGGGTGTGTGGTGGGGCACTTCTTCTACGACGAGCAGAACGCCCTGCCCACGGAGTCCCCGGACGTGCTCGCCGACTTCCCCACCGCCCCGTTCGCCGGCGTCCAGGGCGCCGCGCGCGACACGGCCTCGCTGCAGGAGGAGGAGGACGCGCACCTGACGCGCAGCCTGTGCGCGCTCTTCGTCGAGGTGGCCCGGGCGGACGGAGAGGTGCGGCGCGAGGAGGTGCGGGAGATCCGCCGCTACTTCGAGGAGGTGCTGCGCTACGGGGTGGACTCGCTCGAGTTCGTCCGGGGGCGGCTCAAGGACTTCATCGCCCAGCCCCCGGACCTCGACGACGCCGCGCGCGTGTGCGAGGAGTCGATGGACTCGCTCGAGCGCCAGCGGCTGCTCGACGCGCTGTACGAGCTGGCGCTGGTGGACGGAGGCATGCAGCGCTCCGAGCGCGAGGTGCTGCGCCGCGTGGGCACGGCGCTCGGCCTGTCGGACGAGGAGCAGGAGGTCATCGCCTCCGCCCGCCTGGGCGACGCGTCGGCGCACTTCGAGGCGCTCGGCCTGACGCCCGACGCCAGCGACTCCCAGGTGAAGAGCGCCTTCCGCCGCCTCGCCGCGGAGCTGCACCCGGACAAGCACGCCCACCTGAAGGGCCCGGAGGCCGAGGAGGTGGCCCGCCGCTTCCAGGAGATCCGCGACGCCTACGAGGAAATCCGCCGCCTGCGCGGCCTGTAG
- the exoK gene encoding spore coat polysaccharide biosynthesis glycosyltransferase ExoK, translating to MRREEVRMEQEPIRLVQFTRSFHIGGTEVQVLELLRGLPHHYRLQVSVLEDAGPLMGAVWKLGHVAETFPLKGSVAQANTAYQVYRLARWFRVNRVELVHVHDFYSTLIAVPAAKLAGVKVIVGRLDLSHWQGKARRAVHARLTAMADHVVANAEAIRRLLVEEEGLPASKVSVIHNGLDLARFEARMSEGLKAPLPDTGGAPVVVHVANMNHPVKRQEDLLLALAILHHGGTPLHAYLVGDGPRRKSLEKLAAELGVSDTVHFLRHRTDVAAIYARATLGVLCSSAEGMSNAIMEGMAAGLPMVVTRVGGNTDLVRDGERGLVVPPERPAQLAQAFSQLLSNPENARRMGRAARDFVARELSLERLVRLHDALYQKVARGVG from the coding sequence ATGCGGCGTGAAGAGGTTCGGATGGAGCAGGAGCCCATCCGTCTGGTGCAGTTCACCCGGTCGTTCCATATCGGTGGCACCGAAGTGCAGGTGTTGGAGCTGCTGAGGGGGCTGCCCCACCACTACCGGCTCCAGGTCTCCGTCCTCGAGGACGCGGGGCCGCTGATGGGCGCGGTGTGGAAGCTGGGCCATGTCGCGGAGACCTTCCCGCTCAAGGGCTCCGTGGCGCAGGCCAACACCGCCTACCAGGTGTACCGCCTGGCCCGGTGGTTCCGCGTCAACCGCGTGGAGCTCGTCCACGTCCACGACTTCTACTCCACCCTCATCGCCGTGCCCGCGGCGAAGCTGGCGGGGGTGAAGGTCATCGTCGGGCGGCTGGACCTGTCGCACTGGCAGGGCAAGGCGCGCCGCGCGGTGCACGCGCGGCTGACGGCCATGGCGGACCACGTCGTCGCCAACGCGGAGGCCATCCGCCGCCTGCTCGTGGAAGAGGAGGGGCTGCCCGCCTCGAAGGTCTCCGTCATCCACAACGGCCTGGACCTGGCCCGCTTCGAGGCGCGCATGAGCGAGGGTCTCAAGGCGCCGCTGCCGGACACGGGGGGCGCGCCCGTCGTCGTGCACGTGGCCAACATGAACCACCCGGTGAAGCGCCAGGAGGACCTGCTGCTGGCCCTGGCCATCCTCCACCACGGCGGCACGCCCCTGCATGCCTACCTCGTGGGGGATGGCCCCCGCCGCAAGAGCCTGGAGAAGCTCGCCGCCGAACTGGGCGTCTCCGACACCGTCCACTTCCTGCGCCACCGCACGGACGTGGCCGCCATCTACGCGCGCGCCACCCTGGGCGTGCTCTGCTCCAGCGCCGAGGGCATGTCCAACGCCATCATGGAGGGCATGGCCGCCGGCCTCCCCATGGTCGTCACCCGCGTGGGCGGCAACACGGACCTGGTGCGCGACGGCGAACGCGGCCTCGTCGTCCCACCCGAACGCCCCGCCCAGCTCGCCCAGGCCTTCAGCCAGCTGCTATCGAATCCAGAGAATGCGAGACGCATGGGCCGGGCCGCGCGCGACTTCGTCGCCCGGGAGCTGTCCCTCGAGCGCCTCGTCCGACTGCATGACGCGCTGTATCAAAAGGTCGCGCGCGGCGTCGGCTGA
- a CDS encoding adenosine deaminase yields MARELIDLHIHVGGSVAPHILWSIAHQQGFKLPVKNYFDFVELITSRPGKVGSLDDYLKILHTWTEKIQSSPSAIERSVYEIIGKEYRGSRVTQIELRFNPMKRNLNSELDLDHIIHAALRGMDRAVLEYGVKVGFIFCLAREFDHRLNSIIVDKAIKYRTRGVYGIDLAGTETNAMELRPEVVTQYEDLFARARRGGLKCTVHTGETRGTGAEGVMSVVEKLKPNRIGHGIRAAYDENAMKVLRENDIVLELCPTSNLHTKAVEGVEELRHIIRTFWDRKVKFTINTDGPYLLETDMRREIELIESHGILTSEQVDQTLAWARQSSFIPG; encoded by the coding sequence ATGGCACGCGAACTGATCGACCTGCACATCCACGTGGGCGGCTCGGTGGCCCCCCACATCCTCTGGTCCATCGCCCACCAGCAGGGCTTCAAGCTCCCCGTCAAGAACTACTTCGACTTCGTGGAGCTCATCACCTCCCGTCCGGGCAAGGTGGGAAGCCTGGATGACTACCTGAAGATCCTCCACACCTGGACGGAGAAGATCCAATCGTCGCCGAGCGCCATCGAGCGCTCGGTGTACGAAATCATCGGCAAGGAGTACCGCGGCAGCCGGGTGACGCAGATCGAGCTGCGCTTCAACCCGATGAAGCGCAACCTCAACTCCGAGCTGGACCTGGACCACATCATCCACGCGGCGCTGCGGGGCATGGACCGGGCGGTGCTGGAGTACGGGGTGAAGGTGGGCTTCATCTTCTGCCTGGCGCGCGAGTTCGACCACCGGCTCAACAGCATCATCGTGGACAAGGCCATCAAGTACCGCACGCGCGGCGTGTACGGCATCGACCTGGCGGGCACGGAGACCAACGCGATGGAGCTGCGTCCGGAGGTGGTGACGCAGTACGAGGACCTGTTCGCGCGGGCGCGGCGCGGGGGCCTCAAGTGCACGGTGCACACCGGCGAGACGCGGGGCACGGGCGCCGAGGGCGTCATGTCCGTGGTGGAGAAGCTCAAGCCGAACCGCATCGGCCATGGCATCCGCGCCGCCTACGACGAGAACGCGATGAAGGTGCTGCGCGAGAACGACATCGTCCTGGAGCTGTGCCCCACCTCCAACCTGCACACCAAGGCGGTGGAGGGCGTGGAGGAGCTGCGCCACATCATCCGCACCTTCTGGGACCGCAAGGTGAAGTTCACCATCAACACGGACGGCCCCTACCTGCTCGAGACGGACATGCGCCGCGAAATCGAGCTCATCGAGAGCCACGGCATCCTCACGTCCGAGCAGGTGGACCAGACGCTCGCCTGGGCGCGGCAGTCCTCCTTCATCCCCGGCTGA
- the folD gene encoding bifunctional methylenetetrahydrofolate dehydrogenase/methenyltetrahydrofolate cyclohydrolase FolD, producing MGQLIDGKEVAARVRAEVKAEAALLRERWGLVPGLAVVRVGDDPASRTYVSSKKKAAAEVGFLSWEYALEADVSQEALLSLVHQLNEDAAVHGILVQLPLPGHLDTDAVLAAVRPEKDVDGFHPVNAGSLLLGRPGARPCTPLGILRLLEEIGCDPAGKRAVVVGRSNIVGKPMALMLLQRHATVTVCHSRSDLPSEVSRADILVVAVGVRELVKGDWVRPGAVVIDVGINRREDGGLVGDVEFARAAQRASFITPVPGGVGPMTVAMLLRNTLEAATRGAGASGTLTEPFPGAGRLAR from the coding sequence ATGGGCCAGTTGATCGACGGCAAGGAAGTGGCCGCCCGCGTGCGGGCGGAGGTGAAGGCGGAGGCGGCGCTGCTCCGGGAGCGGTGGGGGCTCGTCCCCGGCCTCGCGGTGGTGCGTGTCGGGGACGACCCCGCGTCCAGGACCTACGTCTCCAGCAAGAAGAAGGCCGCCGCCGAGGTGGGCTTCCTCTCGTGGGAGTACGCCCTGGAGGCGGACGTCTCCCAGGAGGCGCTGCTGTCGCTGGTGCACCAGCTCAACGAGGACGCGGCCGTCCACGGCATCCTCGTGCAGCTGCCCCTGCCCGGACACCTCGACACGGACGCGGTGCTGGCCGCCGTCCGGCCGGAGAAGGACGTCGACGGCTTCCACCCCGTGAACGCGGGGAGCCTGCTGCTGGGGCGCCCCGGCGCGCGCCCGTGCACGCCCCTGGGCATCCTGCGGCTGTTGGAGGAGATTGGCTGCGACCCGGCCGGCAAGCGCGCGGTGGTGGTGGGGCGCAGCAACATCGTGGGCAAGCCCATGGCGCTCATGCTCTTGCAGCGCCACGCCACCGTCACCGTGTGTCACAGCCGCAGCGACCTCCCGTCCGAGGTCTCCCGCGCGGACATCCTCGTGGTGGCGGTGGGCGTGCGGGAGCTGGTGAAGGGGGACTGGGTCCGTCCGGGCGCCGTCGTCATCGACGTGGGCATCAACCGGAGGGAGGACGGCGGGCTCGTGGGCGACGTGGAGTTCGCTCGCGCCGCGCAGCGCGCGTCCTTCATCACCCCGGTGCCGGGAGGGGTGGGGCCGATGACCGTGGCCATGCTCCTGCGCAACACGCTCGAGGCGGCGACGCGGGGGGCGGGCGCCTCCGGGACGCTGACGGAGCCCTTCCCGGGCGCCGGGCGGCTCGCGCGCTAG
- a CDS encoding Smr/MutS family protein → MSQHRKPPPKKEEAFHNNPFKAAIKSIQDQEKKQKAEQEQAQAAAEAARRKAAPPAPTKKQKAARESAEDEASLFFSAMDGVTQLTERGEPPKTDPRLPDFIDENAEALAQLSELVAGTGDFDISGTDEFLEGAGPGVDRNLLRALRRGDFSLQARLDLHGLTQAQARDAVERFLSESRRARKRCVLIVHGRGLHSKDQLPVLKEGLKSWLSHKRVAGMVLAFATARPQDGGTGAVYVLLRR, encoded by the coding sequence ATGAGCCAGCACCGAAAGCCGCCCCCGAAGAAGGAAGAGGCCTTCCACAACAACCCCTTCAAGGCCGCCATCAAGTCCATCCAGGACCAGGAGAAGAAGCAGAAGGCCGAGCAGGAGCAGGCCCAAGCCGCCGCCGAGGCCGCCCGGCGCAAGGCCGCCCCACCCGCCCCCACGAAGAAGCAGAAGGCCGCCCGGGAGAGCGCGGAGGACGAAGCCTCCCTCTTCTTCTCCGCCATGGACGGCGTGACGCAGCTGACCGAGCGCGGCGAGCCGCCGAAGACGGACCCGCGCCTGCCGGACTTCATCGACGAGAACGCCGAGGCGCTCGCCCAGCTGTCCGAGCTGGTCGCCGGCACCGGCGACTTCGACATCTCCGGCACCGACGAGTTCCTCGAGGGCGCCGGCCCCGGCGTCGACCGCAACCTCCTGCGCGCCCTTCGCCGCGGCGACTTCTCCCTCCAGGCGCGGCTGGACCTGCACGGCCTGACGCAGGCCCAGGCCCGGGACGCCGTGGAGCGCTTCCTCTCCGAGAGCCGCCGCGCCAGGAAGCGCTGCGTCCTCATCGTCCACGGACGCGGTTTGCACTCCAAGGACCAGCTCCCCGTGTTGAAGGAGGGCCTGAAGTCGTGGCTTTCGCACAAGCGCGTGGCGGGCATGGTGCTGGCGTTCGCCACCGCACGTCCGCAGGACGGGGGCACGGGCGCCGTCTACGTGCTGCTGAGGCGGTGA
- a CDS encoding OmpA family protein: protein MAFNLIDMVRDRFSGNVVQQLGSSLGEDPGTLGRALPGAIAAVGGSVVDRGSTEAGASRLLSQLNEGGFTGPDAGNEDVTSPTMMERGQGMLGGLFGDKLGTITSALSRTGGLSNSGSASKLLAMVAPVMMGVIGKHVRDNRLGAGGLSQMLGGQRSAIAAALPAGLGGMLGARPTRAVEEVTTERSTPSVETVRRAPAEHVAQQHAAPPKRNLSWVIPVALLALLAGWFLTRGRRDHARREQASVTQPAPQQRPTGEGVGGAGTAGTGKVPPVANDAQGMRQAFESGAASFVLAGVGFEEGSARMTPQSSAAVGQLAAVMRDKPNSRVRIEGHTDGTGDANTNRQLAQQRAESVRTALVQDGVDANRVEAVGAGAQSPVATNSTTQGRDQNRRIEVQVLSR from the coding sequence ATGGCGTTCAACCTCATCGACATGGTGCGGGACAGGTTCTCGGGAAACGTGGTGCAGCAGCTCGGCTCGTCGCTGGGAGAGGACCCCGGGACGCTGGGTCGGGCGCTGCCCGGCGCCATCGCCGCGGTGGGCGGCAGCGTGGTGGACCGCGGCTCGACGGAGGCCGGCGCCAGCCGCCTGCTGTCCCAGCTCAATGAAGGGGGCTTCACCGGCCCCGACGCGGGCAACGAGGACGTGACGTCTCCGACCATGATGGAGCGCGGCCAGGGCATGCTCGGAGGCCTCTTCGGCGACAAGCTGGGCACCATCACCAGCGCCCTGTCGCGCACCGGGGGCCTGAGCAACAGCGGGTCCGCGTCGAAGCTGCTCGCCATGGTGGCGCCGGTGATGATGGGCGTCATCGGCAAGCACGTGCGCGACAACCGCCTGGGCGCGGGTGGACTGAGCCAGATGCTGGGCGGCCAGCGCTCGGCCATCGCCGCGGCGCTGCCGGCGGGGCTCGGCGGCATGCTGGGCGCCAGGCCGACGCGCGCGGTGGAGGAGGTCACCACCGAACGGTCGACCCCCTCCGTGGAGACGGTGCGCCGGGCCCCGGCGGAGCACGTGGCCCAGCAGCACGCCGCGCCCCCGAAGCGCAACCTCTCCTGGGTCATCCCCGTGGCGCTGCTGGCGCTGCTCGCCGGCTGGTTCCTGACGCGGGGCCGCCGAGACCACGCGCGGCGCGAACAGGCCTCCGTCACCCAGCCGGCGCCCCAGCAGCGCCCGACGGGCGAGGGCGTGGGCGGCGCGGGCACCGCGGGCACCGGCAAGGTCCCCCCCGTGGCCAACGACGCCCAGGGCATGCGCCAGGCGTTCGAGAGCGGCGCGGCCAGCTTCGTCCTCGCGGGCGTGGGCTTCGAGGAGGGCTCCGCCCGCATGACGCCGCAGAGCAGCGCGGCCGTCGGTCAGCTCGCGGCGGTGATGCGTGACAAGCCCAACTCCCGCGTGCGCATCGAGGGCCACACCGACGGCACCGGCGACGCGAACACCAACCGCCAGCTCGCCCAGCAACGCGCGGAGTCCGTGCGCACGGCGCTGGTCCAGGACGGCGTCGACGCCAACCGCGTGGAGGCGGTCGGCGCGGGCGCCCAGAGCCCGGTCGCCACCAACAGCACGACCCAGGGCCGCGACCAGAACCGCCGCATCGAGGTGCAGGTCCTCTCGCGCTAG
- the exoJ gene encoding spore coat polysaccharide polymerase ExoJ, whose amino-acid sequence MVPGEQGQRRDVWAFYSLTAFAAVMYAAPGEWIPALAPLRLAFVTSVLAAGLMIIRRLGRAEPIHVDGARGLALVGFSSLALCSVAWSVNPEVTQATGIELLKLTAIYLTFVNVITSQRRLAVVCGAMVLASMVTSIGVINWYVVGEDLVEGFRARWVGVYADPNHMAMNMVLVVPLAVAFLARKGSNWVWRLACLTAAVLAVVAIVVSHSRGGFIGLSVAMALWAIREKRRIQAIVVGSLFVVGLLVFAPSSFWARNETVAAFHEDASAMGRVYAWQVASRISLDRPLLGVGAGAFRYAWAEYAPPEARRAYVAHNIFLDVIGELGWVGMVLFMVFAGGASGGVFEASRSRAVGWLARGLAASMAGYLTCDLFSGYILSAHCYVLFGLAAAAQRIALAERVAEAASAPGPVQTGGPAAAWEGSGHAA is encoded by the coding sequence ATGGTGCCGGGTGAGCAGGGGCAGCGGCGTGACGTGTGGGCCTTCTATTCGCTGACCGCGTTCGCGGCGGTGATGTACGCGGCGCCGGGCGAGTGGATTCCCGCGCTCGCGCCGCTGCGGCTGGCGTTCGTGACGTCGGTGCTGGCGGCGGGGTTGATGATCATTCGCAGGCTGGGGCGCGCGGAGCCCATCCACGTGGATGGCGCGCGGGGGCTGGCGCTCGTCGGCTTCTCGTCGCTGGCGCTGTGTTCGGTGGCCTGGTCGGTGAATCCGGAGGTGACGCAGGCGACGGGCATCGAGCTGCTCAAGCTGACCGCCATCTACCTGACGTTCGTCAACGTCATCACCAGCCAGCGCCGGCTGGCCGTGGTGTGCGGCGCCATGGTGCTGGCGTCCATGGTGACGTCCATCGGCGTCATCAACTGGTACGTGGTGGGAGAGGACCTGGTGGAGGGCTTCCGGGCGCGCTGGGTGGGCGTCTACGCGGACCCGAACCACATGGCGATGAACATGGTGCTGGTGGTGCCGCTGGCGGTGGCCTTCCTGGCGCGCAAGGGCTCCAACTGGGTGTGGCGGCTGGCGTGCCTGACGGCGGCGGTGCTGGCGGTGGTGGCCATCGTCGTGTCGCACTCGCGCGGCGGGTTCATCGGCCTGTCGGTGGCGATGGCGCTGTGGGCCATCCGCGAGAAGCGCCGCATCCAGGCCATCGTCGTGGGCTCGTTGTTCGTGGTGGGCCTGCTCGTCTTCGCGCCCTCCAGCTTCTGGGCGCGCAACGAGACGGTGGCGGCCTTCCACGAGGACGCGTCCGCCATGGGCCGCGTCTACGCGTGGCAGGTGGCCAGCCGCATCAGCCTGGACCGCCCGCTGCTGGGCGTGGGCGCCGGCGCCTTCCGCTACGCGTGGGCGGAGTACGCGCCCCCGGAGGCGCGGCGCGCGTACGTGGCGCACAACATCTTCCTGGACGTCATCGGCGAGCTGGGCTGGGTGGGGATGGTGCTCTTCATGGTGTTCGCGGGCGGCGCCTCCGGCGGGGTGTTCGAGGCATCGCGAAGCCGCGCGGTGGGCTGGCTCGCGCGCGGGCTGGCCGCGTCCATGGCGGGCTATCTGACGTGTGACTTGTTCTCCGGCTACATCCTGTCCGCGCACTGCTACGTCCTGTTCGGTCTGGCGGCGGCGGCGCAGCGCATCGCGCTCGCGGAGCGGGTGGCGGAGGCGGCGAGCGCCCCGGGCCCCGTGCAGACGGGCGGGCCGGCGGCGGCGTGGGAGGGGTCGGGACATGCGGCGTGA
- a CDS encoding TIGR02265 family protein encodes MTVIAFRSKEREVVDPVSELERRLGLTADEDRARGMFFLGVLDVVRRESGEQAAARCLAASGERRFVPFFLYPVSSFLKMTFAAAEMLGPRLGGFDTAMRIIGAQATHDFLDSVVGRSFLMLAAGDPQRLINNLPSGYRTAVTYGERHVTWTKPQEGLFNMFRDFMPHTYHEGVLLAVLQAVGTRTARVRGRPLSLLDCEYVVSWF; translated from the coding sequence ATGACAGTGATTGCGTTCCGGAGCAAGGAGAGGGAGGTCGTGGACCCTGTCAGCGAGCTCGAACGGCGTCTGGGTCTCACCGCGGACGAGGATCGCGCGCGGGGCATGTTCTTCCTCGGGGTGCTGGACGTGGTGCGCCGCGAGTCGGGAGAGCAGGCCGCGGCGCGGTGCCTGGCCGCGTCCGGCGAGCGCCGCTTCGTGCCCTTCTTCCTGTACCCCGTCAGCAGCTTCCTGAAGATGACCTTCGCGGCGGCGGAGATGCTCGGGCCCCGGCTGGGAGGCTTCGACACGGCGATGCGCATCATCGGCGCGCAGGCGACGCACGACTTCCTGGACTCGGTGGTGGGCCGCAGCTTCCTGATGCTCGCCGCGGGAGACCCTCAGCGGCTCATCAACAACCTGCCCTCCGGCTACCGCACCGCCGTCACCTACGGCGAGCGCCACGTCACGTGGACCAAGCCCCAGGAGGGCCTGTTCAACATGTTCCGCGACTTCATGCCGCACACCTACCACGAGGGCGTGCTGCTGGCGGTGCTCCAGGCCGTGGGCACCCGGACGGCGCGCGTGCGCGGCCGCCCCTTGAGCCTGCTGGACTGCGAATACGTCGTGTCCTGGTTCTAG
- a CDS encoding quinone-dependent dihydroorotate dehydrogenase has product MYGLTRSLLFRFDAERAHRLGVAGLRQLGHLPGLCRSLRERALAGATEALAMDVAGLRFAHPVALAAGLDKEAEAVDGLFACGFSAVEIGTLTPRPQPGNPKPRLFRLPEHRAIINRMGFNNHGATAAAERLRQRAWHPGPLGVNVGKNKDTPLEKAVDDYVACVDALAPLGDYVVVNASSPNTPGLRKLQEPEQLSALLAAVQERLGQVAPGKPLFLKIAPDLTPEAVDEVVDVARHQRLAGLIATNTTIARPFEHPLAKEAGGLSGAPAREPANAVIRRAYQRSGGGLPIIGVGGVFTAEDVYEKLRAGASVVQVYTGFIYEGPGMVRRILPALAALLARDGFTRAADAVGADHREAPAPRA; this is encoded by the coding sequence ATGTACGGACTGACTCGCTCGCTCCTGTTCCGGTTCGACGCGGAGCGCGCGCACCGGCTGGGCGTGGCCGGACTGCGTCAGCTGGGGCACCTGCCAGGCCTGTGCCGGAGCCTGCGCGAGCGGGCGCTGGCCGGGGCGACCGAGGCGCTGGCCATGGACGTGGCCGGGCTGCGCTTCGCCCACCCGGTGGCCCTGGCGGCCGGCCTGGACAAGGAGGCGGAGGCGGTGGACGGACTGTTCGCCTGCGGCTTCTCCGCCGTGGAGATCGGCACCCTCACCCCCCGCCCCCAGCCCGGCAATCCGAAGCCCCGCTTGTTCCGCCTGCCGGAGCACCGGGCCATCATCAACCGCATGGGCTTCAACAACCACGGGGCCACCGCCGCCGCCGAGCGCCTGCGCCAGCGCGCGTGGCACCCCGGCCCGCTGGGCGTCAACGTGGGCAAGAACAAGGACACGCCGCTGGAGAAGGCGGTGGACGACTACGTGGCCTGCGTGGACGCGCTCGCGCCCCTGGGGGACTACGTGGTGGTCAACGCCTCGTCGCCCAACACCCCGGGCCTGCGCAAGCTCCAGGAGCCCGAGCAGCTCTCCGCGCTGCTCGCCGCCGTCCAGGAGCGCCTCGGCCAGGTGGCCCCCGGCAAGCCCCTGTTCCTGAAGATCGCCCCGGACCTGACGCCCGAGGCCGTGGACGAGGTGGTCGACGTGGCGAGGCACCAGCGGCTCGCGGGCCTCATCGCCACCAACACCACCATCGCCCGCCCCTTCGAGCACCCGCTCGCGAAGGAGGCCGGCGGCCTGTCGGGGGCCCCCGCGCGCGAGCCCGCCAACGCCGTCATCCGCCGCGCGTACCAGCGCTCCGGCGGGGGCCTGCCCATCATCGGCGTGGGCGGAGTCTTCACCGCCGAGGACGTCTACGAGAAGCTGCGCGCCGGAGCATCCGTCGTGCAGGTGTACACGGGCTTCATCTACGAGGGCCCCGGCATGGTGCGCCGCATCCTCCCCGCCCTGGCCGCGCTCCTCGCCCGCGACGGCTTCACGCGCGCCGCGGACGCCGTGGGCGCCGATCACCGCGAGGCCCCGGCGCCGCGCGCCTGA
- a CDS encoding ADP-ribosylglycohydrolase family protein, translating to MTTREERMAGGLWGLLVGDALGVPYEFHPPGRLPPPDAIDFEPPPGFDRAHPGVPPGTWSDDGAHALCLLDSLLYQGRLDAEDLGRRLVNWREWGYLAVDGLVFDVGIQTDLALRELRAGTPALKAGPAGVRDNGNGSLMRVLPLALWHPGTDAQLASDAMAQSRVTHGHARALACCALYCLWARRVLQEAADPFGSALDTFRALYPEGFEVRTELDTAIFPPDAAPAPGTGTGYVVDCLRSARECIQAGGSFETMVKAAIALGHDTDTTAAVTGGIAGLLHGVRGIPERWRAALRGQALLDPLLRKLLAR from the coding sequence ATGACGACGCGCGAGGAGCGGATGGCGGGGGGGCTGTGGGGCTTGTTGGTGGGCGACGCGCTCGGCGTGCCCTACGAGTTCCATCCGCCCGGCCGGCTGCCGCCCCCGGACGCCATCGACTTCGAGCCGCCCCCGGGCTTCGACCGCGCGCACCCGGGCGTGCCGCCGGGCACCTGGTCCGACGACGGCGCGCACGCGCTCTGCCTGCTCGACTCGCTGCTCTACCAGGGACGGCTGGACGCCGAGGACCTGGGCCGCCGCCTGGTGAACTGGCGCGAGTGGGGCTACCTCGCGGTGGATGGGCTCGTCTTCGACGTGGGAATCCAGACGGACCTCGCCCTGCGCGAGCTGCGCGCCGGCACGCCCGCGCTGAAGGCCGGGCCGGCGGGCGTGAGGGACAACGGCAATGGCTCGCTGATGCGGGTGCTGCCCTTGGCGCTCTGGCACCCAGGCACCGACGCGCAGCTCGCCTCGGACGCCATGGCGCAGTCGCGCGTGACGCATGGCCACGCGCGCGCGCTCGCGTGCTGCGCGCTGTACTGCCTCTGGGCTCGCCGCGTCCTCCAGGAGGCCGCCGACCCCTTCGGCTCCGCGCTCGACACGTTCCGCGCCCTCTACCCGGAGGGCTTCGAGGTCCGCACCGAACTGGACACCGCCATCTTCCCTCCCGACGCCGCCCCCGCACCGGGCACCGGCACGGGCTACGTCGTGGATTGCCTGCGTTCGGCGCGCGAGTGCATCCAGGCCGGCGGCTCCTTCGAAACGATGGTGAAGGCGGCCATCGCCCTGGGCCACGACACGGACACCACCGCGGCCGTGACGGGCGGCATCGCGGGACTCCTCCACGGCGTGCGGGGCATCCCCGAACGCTGGCGCGCCGCGCTGCGGGGCCAGGCGCTCCTCGACCCGCTGTTGCGGAAGCTGCTCGCGCGCTGA
- a CDS encoding DUF4097 family beta strand repeat-containing protein translates to MENPGSAGDAVEVEVVQEGDHIRARVCCGPCEVSRRSCKGKAPVVRLTARVPRQSELEVSVVTSSAVVKGVAGEQELSSVSGRVEVNGSERRLSVSGVDSEVVLAPRKLGETSVNTVAGDIRLKLPDGADATVEFSSVGGRFNGKSVDLGSRKATYGAGTQTVEVSTVGGSLTVQP, encoded by the coding sequence GTGGAAAACCCGGGCAGTGCGGGCGACGCGGTGGAGGTCGAGGTCGTCCAGGAGGGGGACCACATCCGGGCGCGGGTGTGCTGTGGCCCTTGTGAGGTGAGCCGGCGCTCGTGCAAGGGGAAGGCGCCGGTGGTCCGGCTGACGGCCAGGGTTCCACGCCAGAGCGAGCTCGAGGTGTCGGTGGTGACGTCGTCCGCGGTGGTGAAGGGCGTGGCGGGGGAGCAGGAGCTTTCGAGCGTCAGCGGACGTGTGGAAGTGAACGGCTCGGAGCGACGTTTGTCGGTGAGTGGCGTTGACTCGGAGGTGGTACTGGCTCCTCGGAAGTTGGGAGAGACGTCGGTGAATACGGTGGCGGGGGACATCCGTCTGAAGCTTCCGGACGGGGCGGACGCGACGGTGGAATTCAGTTCTGTCGGGGGGCGTTTCAACGGGAAGTCGGTGGACCTGGGGTCGCGGAAGGCGACCTACGGCGCCGGTACCCAGACGGTCGAAGTGAGCACCGTGGGTGGTTCGCTCACCGTCCAACCATAG